The DNA window CGGGTGGGGTTTCGCGGTCATGACCGCCGTCTACATGACGGGCACCCTGTCCGGCGCCCACCTCAACCCCGCCGTCACGGTCGGTATCGCGATCAAGGACGGCGACTGGGGCAACGTCCCGGTCTACTTCGCGGGCCAGCTGCTCGGCGCCATGATCGGTGCCGCGCTCGCCTGGGTGGCGTACTACGGCCAGTTCCGGGCCCACCTGACCGACCCCGAGATCGTCGCCGCCAAGTCCGAGCACGCGGGCCTGGTCGACCAGAAGACGGAGCCGGACGCCGGCCCGGTGCTCGGTGTCTTCGCCACCGGCCCCGAGATCCGCAACGTCTGGCAGAACCTCGCGACCGAGATCATCGGCACCCTCGTGCTCGTGCTCGCCGTCCTCGCCTTCGGCCTCAACGACGACGGCAAGGGCCTCGGCACCCTCGGCGGCCTCATAGTCGCCCTGACCGTCGTCAGCATCGGCCTCTCGCTCGGCGGTCCGACCGGCTACGCCATCAACCCGGCCCGCGACCTGGGCCCGCGCATCGTCCACGCACTGCTTCCGCTGCCGAACAAGGGCGGCTCCGACTGGGGGTACGCCTGGATCCCCGTCGTCGGCCCGCTGATCGGCGGCGCGCTCGCCGCGGGTATCTACAACCTCGCGTTCGTCTAAGTCGTTCGCCCACCGGACTTCCCAGGAGCAGCCACCATGACCACCAGCACCGGCCCCTTCATCGCCGCGATCGACCAGGGCACCACCTCCTCCCGCTGCATCGTCTTCGACCGCGACGGCCGCATCGTCGCCGTCGACCAGAAGGAGCACGAGCAGATCTTCCCGAAGCCGGGCTGGGTCGAGCACGACGCCACCGAGATCTGGACCAACGTCCAGGAGGTCGTCGCCGGGGCCATCGCCAAGGCCGAGATCACCGCCGCGGACGTCAAGGCCGTCGGCATCACCAACCAGCGCGAGACCACCCTGCTGTGGGACAAGAACACCGGCGAGCCGGTGCACAACGCGCTGGTCTGGCAGGACACCCGCACCGACGCCCTGTGCAAGGAGCTCGGCCGCAACGTCGGCCAGGACCGCTTCCGCCGCGAGACCGGCCTTCCGCTGGCCAGCTACTTCGCCGGCCCGAAGGTCCGCTGGCTGCTCGACAACGTCGAAGGCCTGCGCGAGCGCGCCGAGGCCGGCGACATCCTCTTCGGCACGATGGACTCGTGGGTCATCTGGAACCTCACGGGCGGCACCCAGGGCGGCGTGCACGTCACCGACGTCACCAACGCCTCGCGCACCATGCTGATGAACCTGCACACCCTGGCCTGGGACGAGAAGATCGCCGAGTCCATGGGCGTCCCGCTCAACGTCCTCCCGGAGATCAAGTCCTCCGCCGAGGTCTACGGCCACGTCAAGGAGGGCGTCCTCGCCGGCGTCCCGGTCGCCTCGGCGCTCGGTGACCAGCAGGCGGCCCTGTTCGGCCAGACCTGTTTCGCCGAGGGCGAGGCGAAGTCCACGTACGGCACCGGCACGTTCATGCTGATGAACACCGGCGACAAGATCATCAACTCCTACAGCGGCCTGCTGACCACGGTCGGCTACCAGATCGGCGACCAGCAGCCGGTCTACGCGCTGGAGGGCTCCATCGCCGTCACCGGCTCGCTCGTCCAGTGGATGCGCGACCAGATGGGCCTGATCAAGTCCGCGGCCGAGATCGAGACCCTGGCCTCCTCCGTCGAGGACAACGGCGGCGCCTACTTCGTACCGGCCTTCTCCGGCCTGTTCGCCCCGTACTGGCGCTCCGACGCCCGCGGTGTGATCGCCGGCCTGACCCGGTACGTCACCAAGGCGCACATCGCCCGCGCCGTCCTGGAGGCCACCGCCTGGCAGACCCGCGAGATCACCGACGCCATGACCAAGGACTCGGGCGTCGAGCTCGCCGCCCTCAAGGTCGACGGCGGCATGACCTCCAACAACCTGCTGATGCAGACGCTCTCGGACTTCCTGGACGCCCCCGTGGTCCGTCCGATGGTCGCCGAGACCACCTGCCTCGGCGCCGCCTACGCCGCCGGCCTGGCCGTCGGCTTCTGGCCCGACACCGACGCCCTGCGCGCCAACTGGCGCCGCGCGGCCGAGTGGACCCCGCGGATGCCCGCCGAGCAGCGGGAGCGCGAGTACAAGAGCTGGCTCAAGGCCGTGGAGCGGTCCATGGGCTGGGTCGACGACGAAGACGCCAGCTGACCGCACCAGCTGAGTCAATCGACGAGGAGCTAAGAGAGATATGAGCAGCCTGCAGAGCGTTCCCACGCTGGGTACGCACCCGACCGCCGGCTCGAACCCGAGCCGCGCCGAGACCCGTGAGCAGCTGGCGAAGGCCACGTACGACCTGCTGGTCATCGGCGGTGGAATCCTGGGCACCTCGGTGGCCTGGCACGCCGCGCAGTCGGGTCTGCGGGTCGCCATGGTGGACGCCGGCGACTTCGCCGGCGCCACCTCCTCCGCCTCCTCCAAGCTCGTCCACGGCGGCCTGCGCTACCTGCAGACCGGCGCGGTCAAGCTGGTCGCCGAGAACCACCACGAGCGCCGGGTGCTGGCCAAGGACGTGGCCCCGCACCTGGTCAACCCGCTCACCTTCTACCTGCCCGTGTACAAGGGCGGGCCGGTCGGCGCGGCGAAGCTGGGCGCGGGCGTGTTCGCGTACTCGGCGCTCTCGGCCTTCGGCGACGGCATGGGCAAGGTCATCTCGCCGGCCCGTGCCGCCGCCGACAACCCGGGCCTGAAGACGGACAACCTCAAGGCCGTCGCGGTCTACTACGACCACCAGATGAACGACTCCCGCGTCGCCGTCATGACGGTCCGCGCGGCCGTCGAGTCGGGCGCGGTCGTCCTCAACCACGCCGAGGTCACCGGGCTGCGCATGACGCGCGGCCGGGTCTCCGGTGCCGAGCTCAAGGACCGTCTGGACGGCACCGAGTTCGGGGTGGACGCACGCGTCGTGCTCAACGCCACCGGCCCGTGGGTGGACCACCTGCGGCGCATGGAAGACAAGCACTCGATGCCGTCCATCCGCCTCTCCAAGGGCGCGCACATCGTGATGAAGCGCAAGTCGCCGTGGAAGGCCGCCATGGCCACCCCGATCGACAAGTACCGCATCACCTTCGCCCTGCCGTGGGAGGACCAGCTGCTGCTGGGCACCACCGACGAGGTGTACGAGGGCGACCCGGCGGACGTGTGCGCCACCGAGTCCGACATCCAGCAGATCCTGGACGAGGCGGCCTTCTCGGTGAACGACGCCGACCTGGACCGCTCGCTGATGACCTACGCCTTCGCGGGCCTGCGGGTGCTGCCCGGCGGCCCCGGCGGCGTCGAGAAGGCCAAGCGCGAGACGGTCGTCTCCGAGGGCGCGGGCGGCATGCTGTCGGTGGCCGGCGGCAAGTGGACCACGTACCGCCACATCGGCCGCGTGGTCATGGACAAGCTGGCCAAGCTCCCGGGCAGCCCGCTGACCGAGGACATGGAGCCGGTGAAGTCCCTCGTGCGCCGGGTGCCGCTGCCCGGTGTCGCCAACCCGAACGCGGTCGCGCACCGGCTGCTGGTGGACCGCGAGCCCGGCACGCGGATGGACCCGCTCACCGCGCGCCACCTGGCCTCGCACTACGGCTCGCTGGCCTTCGACATCGCGCGCCTCGCGAACGAGGACCCGGCGCTGGCCGAGCGCATCCACCCGGACGGTCCGGAGATCTGGGCGCAGGTCGCCTACGCCCGTGACAACGAGTGGGCGCAGACGGTCGACGACGTGCTGCGCCGGCGTACGACGGTGACGATCCGAGGCCTGGACGACGCCTCCGTGCGCGCCCGGGTCGAGGAGATGCTGGACCACAAGGCATAGCTCTCCCGCAGGTGGGGAAGAGGGGCGGTTCCGAGGGGAACCGCCCCTCTGTCGTGGGCTGTGGCCGGTGCCTCATCAAGGCTTAGGCTGGCCCACGTACACAAGGGAACTTCGGAAGGAGACCTGGGTGATCGAGCTTGAGGGCGTGCCCGAGCTGATCGACCCGGTCATGGTGGCCGCGTTCGAGGGCTGGAACGACGCGGGTGACGCGGCCTCCGGTGCGGTCGCACACCTGGACCGGGAGTGGAAGGGCGAGGTGTTCGCGGCGCTCGACGCCGAGGACTACTACGACTTCCAGGTCAACCGGCCGACGGTGTGGCTGGACAACGGGGTACGGAAGATCACCTGGCCGACGACGCGGCTGTCGGTGGTCCGGATCGGCGGTGCCAAGCCGCGGGACCTGGTCCTGGTGCGCGGGATCGAACCGTCCATGCGGTGGCGGTCGTTCTGCAACGAGATCCTCGGCTTCGCGCACGAGTTGGGCGTGGAGATGGTGGTCATCCTGGGTGCGCTGCTGGGGGACACGCCGCACACGCGGCCGGTGCCGGTGAGCGGGGTCACCTCGGACGCGGACCTGGCGCGGACGATGGACCTGGAGGAGACGAAGTACGAGGGCCCGACCGGGATCGTGGGCATCCTCCAGGAGGCCTGCACGCACGCCGGTGTGCCGGCCGTCTCGCTGTGGGCGGCGGTGCCGCACTACGTCTCCCAGCCGCCGAACCCCAAGGCCACGCTGGCCCTGCTGAACCGGCTGGAGGACCTGATCGACATCCGGATCCCGCTGGGCGAACTCCCGGAGGACGCGCGGGCGTGGCAGCTGGGCGTGGACCAACTGGCCGCGGAGGACAGCGAGGTGGCGGAGTACGTCCAGACGCTGGAGGAGGCGCGGGACACGGCCGATCTGCCGGAGGCGTCAGGGGACGCCATCGCCCGGGAGTTCGAGCGGTACCTGCGCCGGCGTGACCCGGCGGCGGAGCCGGGCGACAGCTCGTACCTGCGGGACCCGTCCAGCGGGCACCCGCGCCCCTCGAAGCGCCGCCCCGATGCCTCGGGCGAGGAGCCGCAGCCCCCGGCCGCGGCCCCGCCGGACGAGGACACCCCGCCGGAGCCCTAGCCGGGCGGGTCCGCGGTGCCGGTGCGGGCCGCCGCGCAGGCCCCCCCCCGGGCTCGGTGGGGCTCCGCCCCACACCCCGCTCCTGAAACGCCGACGGGGCTGGAATTGCGCTTCGCGCAACCCAGCCCCGTCGGCGTTGCGCGGGGGTCCGGGGGGCAGAGCCCTCGGCAGCGGCGCCGCAGGTTAGAGGGCTACGCCCAGGAGGGCGTCCACGGTCCGCGAGACCAGGCCCGGGGCCGACTCGTCGGACTCGTCGGAGGCGAGCTGGCGCTCGACCCAGCGGTCCACGGCGGCCAGCGCGGCAGGCGCGTCCAGGTCGTTCGCCAGGGCCTCGCGGACCTCCTCGACCAGCGCGTCCGCCGGCAGCCCGTCCGGCCGGGACACGGCCGCACGCCAGCGCGCCAGCCGGGCCTCGGCCTCGGCGAGGACCTCGTCCGTCCACTCCCAGTCGGCCCGGTAGTGGTGCGACAGCAGCGCCAGGCGGATCGCCGCCGGGTCGACCCCGGCCCGCCGCAGCGCGGAGACGAAGACGAGGTTGCCCTTCGACTTCGACATCTTCTCGCCGTTCAGGGCGACCATGCCGGCGTGCACGTACGCCTTGGCCATCGGGAACTCGCCCGTCAGGGCCTGCGCGTGCGAGGCGCCCATCTCGTGGTGCGGGAAGGCCAGGTCGGACCCGCCGCCCTGGATGTCGAAGCCCATGCCCAGGTGGTCCAGGGCGATGGCCACGCACTCGATGTGCCAGCCCGGCCGGCCGCGGCCCAGCGAGGCGCCGTCCCAGCTCGGCTCGCCCGGACGCGCGGCCATCCACAGCATCGGGTCGAGCGGGTTCTTCTTGCCCGGCCGGTCCGGGTCGCCGCCCCGCTCCGCCGAGAGCAGCCGCATCGCCTCGGCGTCGAGGTTCGAGACCTCGCCGAAGTGCGGGTCGGACTCGACGGAGAAGTAGACGTCGCCGTCCAGCTCGTACGCCGCGCCCGCGTCCCGCAGCCGCTCGACCAGCGGCACGATGCCCGGTATGGCCTCGACGGCGCCGACGTAGTGCTGCGGCGGCAGCATGCGCAGCGCGGTCATGTCCTCGCGGAAGAGGGCGGTCTCGCGCTCGGCGAGCTCCGTCCAGTCGTGGCCGTCACGCAGCGCCCGCTCCAGGAGCGGATCATCCACGTCCGTGACGTTCTGGACGTAGTGGACCTGCCGCTTGGTGTCGAGCCACACGCGCTGCACGAGGTCGAACGCGTTGTAGGTCGCCGCGTGACCGATGTGGGTCGCGTCGTACGGGGTGATGCCGCAGACGTAGATGCGGGCGACGGGACCGGGGGCGAGGGTGATCGTCCCCTGGGTCGCGGTGTCGTGGATCTCGAGGTCGCGGCCCTTGCCAGGAAGGGCGGGGACCTCGGAAGCGGGCCAGGCATGCATGTCTCGAGCCTAACCGGACGGATGTTCCTGCAACGAACCGGACCTGCACTGTTGTCCTGATCGGCACCCTTGCGGTCTGGCCGAAACTGTGCGTGTTCCGCGTGGCCGGATCAGACCGGTGGCCACGGGATCGAGGGCCACTGACCGGAGGGTTCCGGATGCCTTCCGGTGCGCAGGAGCTGCGCCACCCGGTCCCGTACGGCCGCCAGCTCGACCGCCGTGACGAGTTCGGCCAGCCGGGTGGCCAGCGGGGCCCCGTCGGCCAGGTCGGCGGCCAGCGAGGCGAGCACCCCGCGCGCCTCGTCCGTCAGCGGCTCCCCGGCCCACCCCCACAGGAGGGTGCGCAGCTTGTCCTCCGCGTGGAAGGTCACGCCGTGGTCGATCCCGTAGAGGCGTCCGTCGGGCCCGGGCAACAGGTGGCCGCCCTTGCGGTCGCCGTTGTTGATCACCGCGTCGAGGACGGCGAGCCGGCGCAGCCGCGGGTCGTCGGCGTGCACCAGCAGGGCCGTGCGACCCTCGCCCACGTCGGCGAAGGCGACGGGCTTCCAGCCGTTCCCCGCCTCCTCGCCCTCCACGAGCGCGAGGAGCTCGGCGCCGGGGCCCTCGCCCCCGGGGGTCTCGATCCACCGCTGGACCATGCCCTCGCCGTACGGTCCGTCGCGCAGCACGGTGGCGGGCACCAGGCCCCAGCCGGTGGCCTCGGAGACCAGGTAGGAGGCGACCTCGCGCTGGGCGAGGTTCCCGTCGGGGAAGTCCCACAGCGGGCGCTCGCCCTTCACGGGCTTGTAGACGCAGTCGGCGCTCACGCCCCCGTACGTGACGGTGCAGAGCAGCACGGCGTTGGACGCCTCGCGGATCCGGCCGACGACGGTCAGCTCACCCCTGGTGAGCAGTTCCTCGTACTTCTCCCGCTCCCCCATGACGGTCACACCTGGCGCCGGTAGCCGTTCTGACGGGGGCAGACGTGCCCCTCCGGGTCCAGCGGCAGGCTGCACAGCGGACACGGCGGCCGGCCCGCGTTGACCACGTCCAGGGCCCGCTTGGCGAAGGCCCGGGCCTGGGCGCCGGTGAGGCGGACCCGCAGCATGGGCGGGCCGTTCTCCTCGTCCTGGAGCAGCCGTTCCTCCGCCTCGGCGAGGTCCTCGTCCGAGTCGGCGTCGAGTTCGACCAGGGCCTGCGCCTCGACGATCATGCGCTGTTCCTCGCCGTCCCAGGCGAGGGCCATGGTGCCGACGCGGAACTCCTCGTCCACCGGAACGTCCAGCGGTGCGGTGTCGGCGGCCTCCGCGGGGGCCACGGCCGGGACGGGGGCATTGCCCCCGGTGCGCCGCACGACCTCGTCCAGCAGCTCGTCCATCCGCTCGGCCAGCGCCGCGACCTGGGCCTTCTCCAGGGAGACACTGGTGACGCGGGGGCCCGAGGAGGCCTGCAGGAAGAACGTACGGCGTCCCGGCAGACCGACCGTGCCGGCGACGAAGCGGTCCGGCGGGTCGTAGAGGAACACCTGACGGGGCACGTCCAGTCTCCAAGTCTCGGCGGCAGCCCTCGTTCGCAGGGCCAGTCCACCCTACTGCGCCGTTCGATCACACCGCGCCCGCACCGCCTCCGACGACGGCGTTCCCGCCGTCTTCCACTGCTTTGTCCGGTGTGGTCGGGCGCGGTACGAGCGAGCCGAGGTCCCCGGTGTCACCGAGCCGGAACACGAACGGCCGGGTCGGCGTGTAGCGGACGGCGGTCACGGAACAGGGGTCGACGTGGATGCGCTGGAAGAGGTCCAGGTGCATGCCCAGGGCGTCCGCCACGAGGGACTTGATGATGTCGCCGTGCGAGCACATCAGGAAGACGGCGTCGCCGCCGTGTTCCGCCTCGACCCGCGCGTTCCAGTCCCGTACGGCTTCCACGGCGCGCGCCTGCATGGCGCGCATCGACTCGCCGCCGGGGAAGGCGGCCGCCGAGGGGTGCTGCTGGACGATCCTCATCAGGGGTTCGTCGGCGAGTTCGGCGAGTTTGCGGCCCGACCAGTCGCCGTAGTGGCACTCGCCGATCCGCTCGTCGGTGTGCGGCTCCAGCTCGGGCCGGGCGGCCAGCAGCGGGGCCAGGGTCTCGCGGCAGCGCTGCAGGGGGCTGGTGACGACGGCGGCGAGCGGTACGCCCGCCAGCCGGCCGGGCAGTGCGGCGGCCTGCTCGGCGCCGCGTTCGTCGAGGGCCACCCCCGGGGTCCATCCGGCGAGCAGCCCTGCGGTGTTGGCGGTGGACCGCCCGTGTCGTACGAGGATCAGCGTGGCCATGCCGCCAGCCTAAGCGGTGCCCGCGACGTGCGGGCGGGACGGGGGCGGGGGAGAATACGGCGCGTGATTGTGGACTGCGCGATTTACCGGAACGGCCGCCGCGCCGAGGGTCCCGAGGACTTCTCGGAGGCCCT is part of the Streptomyces subrutilus genome and encodes:
- a CDS encoding DUF3090 domain-containing protein; translated protein: MPRQVFLYDPPDRFVAGTVGLPGRRTFFLQASSGPRVTSVSLEKAQVAALAERMDELLDEVVRRTGGNAPVPAVAPAEAADTAPLDVPVDEEFRVGTMALAWDGEEQRMIVEAQALVELDADSDEDLAEAEERLLQDEENGPPMLRVRLTGAQARAFAKRALDVVNAGRPPCPLCSLPLDPEGHVCPRQNGYRRQV
- a CDS encoding SCO1664 family protein encodes the protein MPPSERLPAPGVTVMGEREKYEELLTRGELTVVGRIREASNAVLLCTVTYGGVSADCVYKPVKGERPLWDFPDGNLAQREVASYLVSEATGWGLVPATVLRDGPYGEGMVQRWIETPGGEGPGAELLALVEGEEAGNGWKPVAFADVGEGRTALLVHADDPRLRRLAVLDAVINNGDRKGGHLLPGPDGRLYGIDHGVTFHAEDKLRTLLWGWAGEPLTDEARGVLASLAADLADGAPLATRLAELVTAVELAAVRDRVAQLLRTGRHPEPSGQWPSIPWPPV
- the mshC gene encoding cysteine--1-D-myo-inosityl 2-amino-2-deoxy-alpha-D-glucopyranoside ligase → MHAWPASEVPALPGKGRDLEIHDTATQGTITLAPGPVARIYVCGITPYDATHIGHAATYNAFDLVQRVWLDTKRQVHYVQNVTDVDDPLLERALRDGHDWTELAERETALFREDMTALRMLPPQHYVGAVEAIPGIVPLVERLRDAGAAYELDGDVYFSVESDPHFGEVSNLDAEAMRLLSAERGGDPDRPGKKNPLDPMLWMAARPGEPSWDGASLGRGRPGWHIECVAIALDHLGMGFDIQGGGSDLAFPHHEMGASHAQALTGEFPMAKAYVHAGMVALNGEKMSKSKGNLVFVSALRRAGVDPAAIRLALLSHHYRADWEWTDEVLAEAEARLARWRAAVSRPDGLPADALVEEVREALANDLDAPAALAAVDRWVERQLASDESDESAPGLVSRTVDALLGVAL
- a CDS encoding PAC2 family protein — its product is MIELEGVPELIDPVMVAAFEGWNDAGDAASGAVAHLDREWKGEVFAALDAEDYYDFQVNRPTVWLDNGVRKITWPTTRLSVVRIGGAKPRDLVLVRGIEPSMRWRSFCNEILGFAHELGVEMVVILGALLGDTPHTRPVPVSGVTSDADLARTMDLEETKYEGPTGIVGILQEACTHAGVPAVSLWAAVPHYVSQPPNPKATLALLNRLEDLIDIRIPLGELPEDARAWQLGVDQLAAEDSEVAEYVQTLEEARDTADLPEASGDAIAREFERYLRRRDPAAEPGDSSYLRDPSSGHPRPSKRRPDASGEEPQPPAAAPPDEDTPPEP
- a CDS encoding MIP/aquaporin family protein, whose translation is MSSSDIFIGETIGTAVLILLGAGVVAAVVLKRSKAQNAGWLAITFGWGFAVMTAVYMTGTLSGAHLNPAVTVGIAIKDGDWGNVPVYFAGQLLGAMIGAALAWVAYYGQFRAHLTDPEIVAAKSEHAGLVDQKTEPDAGPVLGVFATGPEIRNVWQNLATEIIGTLVLVLAVLAFGLNDDGKGLGTLGGLIVALTVVSIGLSLGGPTGYAINPARDLGPRIVHALLPLPNKGGSDWGYAWIPVVGPLIGGALAAGIYNLAFV
- the glpK gene encoding glycerol kinase GlpK, which translates into the protein MTTSTGPFIAAIDQGTTSSRCIVFDRDGRIVAVDQKEHEQIFPKPGWVEHDATEIWTNVQEVVAGAIAKAEITAADVKAVGITNQRETTLLWDKNTGEPVHNALVWQDTRTDALCKELGRNVGQDRFRRETGLPLASYFAGPKVRWLLDNVEGLRERAEAGDILFGTMDSWVIWNLTGGTQGGVHVTDVTNASRTMLMNLHTLAWDEKIAESMGVPLNVLPEIKSSAEVYGHVKEGVLAGVPVASALGDQQAALFGQTCFAEGEAKSTYGTGTFMLMNTGDKIINSYSGLLTTVGYQIGDQQPVYALEGSIAVTGSLVQWMRDQMGLIKSAAEIETLASSVEDNGGAYFVPAFSGLFAPYWRSDARGVIAGLTRYVTKAHIARAVLEATAWQTREITDAMTKDSGVELAALKVDGGMTSNNLLMQTLSDFLDAPVVRPMVAETTCLGAAYAAGLAVGFWPDTDALRANWRRAAEWTPRMPAEQREREYKSWLKAVERSMGWVDDEDAS
- a CDS encoding histidine phosphatase family protein; the protein is MATLILVRHGRSTANTAGLLAGWTPGVALDERGAEQAAALPGRLAGVPLAAVVTSPLQRCRETLAPLLAARPELEPHTDERIGECHYGDWSGRKLAELADEPLMRIVQQHPSAAAFPGGESMRAMQARAVEAVRDWNARVEAEHGGDAVFLMCSHGDIIKSLVADALGMHLDLFQRIHVDPCSVTAVRYTPTRPFVFRLGDTGDLGSLVPRPTTPDKAVEDGGNAVVGGGAGAV
- a CDS encoding glycerol-3-phosphate dehydrogenase/oxidase, which gives rise to MSSLQSVPTLGTHPTAGSNPSRAETREQLAKATYDLLVIGGGILGTSVAWHAAQSGLRVAMVDAGDFAGATSSASSKLVHGGLRYLQTGAVKLVAENHHERRVLAKDVAPHLVNPLTFYLPVYKGGPVGAAKLGAGVFAYSALSAFGDGMGKVISPARAAADNPGLKTDNLKAVAVYYDHQMNDSRVAVMTVRAAVESGAVVLNHAEVTGLRMTRGRVSGAELKDRLDGTEFGVDARVVLNATGPWVDHLRRMEDKHSMPSIRLSKGAHIVMKRKSPWKAAMATPIDKYRITFALPWEDQLLLGTTDEVYEGDPADVCATESDIQQILDEAAFSVNDADLDRSLMTYAFAGLRVLPGGPGGVEKAKRETVVSEGAGGMLSVAGGKWTTYRHIGRVVMDKLAKLPGSPLTEDMEPVKSLVRRVPLPGVANPNAVAHRLLVDREPGTRMDPLTARHLASHYGSLAFDIARLANEDPALAERIHPDGPEIWAQVAYARDNEWAQTVDDVLRRRTTVTIRGLDDASVRARVEEMLDHKA